The Ahaetulla prasina isolate Xishuangbanna chromosome 3, ASM2864084v1, whole genome shotgun sequence genome window below encodes:
- the ARFRP1 gene encoding ADP-ribosylation factor-related protein 1 isoform X2, translated as MYTLLSGLYKYMFRRDEYCILILGLDNAGKTTFLEQTKTRFNKTYKGMSLSKITTTVGLNIGTIDVGKARLMFWDLGGQDELQSLWDKYYAESHGVIYIIDSTDEERLSESKRAFEKMITNEVLEGVPLLVLANKQDIENCLSIPDIKTAFSDCINKIGKRDCLTQSCSALTGKGVNEGIEWMVRSVVRNIHRPPRQKDIT; from the exons ATGTACACACTGCTTTCCGGGCTTTACAAGTATATGTTCCGACGAGATGAATACTGCATCTTAATCCTGGGATTGGACAATGCTGGAAAAACG accttccttgaACAGACGAAAACGAGATTCAACAAGACCTACAAAGGAATGAGCTTATCCAAAATCACAACCACTGTCGGCTTGAACA TTGGCACCATAGACGTTGGGAAAGCTCGGCTGATGTTTTGGGACCTAGGAGGACAGGACGAGCTTCAGTCTCTTTGGGACAAG TATTATGCCGAATCCCATGGGGTCATTTACATTATCGATTCCACCGACGAGGAAAGGCTGTCGGAATCCAAGCGAGCTTTTG AAAAGATGATAACGAATGAAGTTCTGGAAGGTGTCCCTTTGTTGGTTCTCGCTAACAAACAAGATATAgag AACTGCCTCTCGATCCCCGATATCAAGACGGCATTCAGCGACTGCATCAACAAAATTGGGAAGAGGGACTGCTTGACCCAAAGTTGCTCGGCCCTCACCGG GAAAGGTGTCAACGAAGGGATCGAGTGGATGGTCAGGTCCGTTGTGAGGAACATCCATCGTCCCCCGAGGCAGAAGGACATCACATAG
- the ARFRP1 gene encoding ADP-ribosylation factor-related protein 1 isoform X3 yields MYTLLSGLYKYMFRRDEYCILILGLDNAGKTTFLEQTKTRFNKTYKGMSLSKITTTVGLNIGTIDVGKARLMFWDLGGQDELQSLWDKYYAESHGVIYIIDSTDEERLSESKRAFEKMITNEVLEGVPLLVLANKQDIENCLSIPDIKTAFSDCINKIGKRDCLTQSCSALTGYIHS; encoded by the exons ATGTACACACTGCTTTCCGGGCTTTACAAGTATATGTTCCGACGAGATGAATACTGCATCTTAATCCTGGGATTGGACAATGCTGGAAAAACG accttccttgaACAGACGAAAACGAGATTCAACAAGACCTACAAAGGAATGAGCTTATCCAAAATCACAACCACTGTCGGCTTGAACA TTGGCACCATAGACGTTGGGAAAGCTCGGCTGATGTTTTGGGACCTAGGAGGACAGGACGAGCTTCAGTCTCTTTGGGACAAG TATTATGCCGAATCCCATGGGGTCATTTACATTATCGATTCCACCGACGAGGAAAGGCTGTCGGAATCCAAGCGAGCTTTTG AAAAGATGATAACGAATGAAGTTCTGGAAGGTGTCCCTTTGTTGGTTCTCGCTAACAAACAAGATATAgag AACTGCCTCTCGATCCCCGATATCAAGACGGCATTCAGCGACTGCATCAACAAAATTGGGAAGAGGGACTGCTTGACCCAAAGTTGCTCGGCCCTCACCGG